The region AGGCTGGCCGCCCATCATCCCCTCGCCGCCCTGGCCGTGCGGTCCCACACCGCGCCACTCCACCGGGTTGTCGCCAGGTCCCACCAGCGGGGTGGACGGGCGGTGGCCGGTGACCAGCTCGGCGTGGAGCTGCCGGACGGCCGCCTCGACGTCAACGTCAGGCCGAACGACCACCGCCCCACTGATCCCGAGGGGGTCGGGGTCGTGCCCGCCCCACCACACCACCCCTCGTGGCTCGGGAAGCTGATCGTGGACACGGGCGACCACCTCGACCAGCGGGTCGGGGATCGCCCCGGCGACGAGCAGCACCGCGGGCGTGGCGAGGTGACGCGACCAGCTCGATCCCGTCGGCCGCACCCAGCGCCAGCAGCGCATCCCGACTAGCGGCCCCCGCCACCGCCAGAACCGGTACCTGGGCCCTGGCCGCCAGGCGCCCCGCGCGGCTGGTCACTGCCAGCGGAAGGCGCCCTCACGCCAGGCGTAGAGCACCCCCAGCGAGAGCACGGCCAGGAACACCCCCATCTCGACCAGCGCGGTGACGCCTTCCTCGACGAACACGGCCGCCCACGGGTACATGAACATCATCTCCATCTCGAAGGCGATCAGCACCAGCGTCATGGGGTAGTAGCGGGCGTGGAACCGGCTCCACGCGTGTGTCGGGGGGTGCGCGCCGCCGAGCACCGTCACCGCGAACGCGGCGACGGTGAACGCACCCAGGAACGCCATCGGCACCTAGCGTCGTCCTCCTCTCATCGCGTGTCGACGCCGGCGCGCTGCGCCGGTCAGGCCGCCAGGGCCTCGAGCACCCGGTCGCACGCCTCGGCGCAGCGGCGACACGCCTCCGCGCAGACCCGGCAGTGCTCGTGCTTCTCGGCGTGCTGGTCGCACTCCTGGCCGCAGGCTCGGCATGCCTGCGCGCAGGCCTCGACGGTCGCCCGGAGGGTGTCGCGATCGGGGTCGGTCTGGCGCAGCAGCATGGCCGCGGTCGTCCGGCAGGCGTCCGCGCAGTCGAGGTTGAGGCGGATGCAGCGTCGCAGTTGGCTGACCTGCTCCTCGGCCAGGCAGGCGTCGGCGCACGTCGTACAGGTGTCCGCGCACGCAGTCAGCTCGTCGATGGCCTCCGTCAGCAGGTCGCGGTCAACTACCGCGGATCTCGGATGTGTGTCCAGCATCTGTCCGACGTGGTGGGTCATCGTCTCCCCTTCGACGCGAGCCACCACTATGCCCCCTTTGGACGACCGTATGTACGTACGGGTGTCCGGGAGGTAGGTGTACCGGTGGTGAAGTACCACGAACGCCGGAGGTGCGGTGTCGCTGGCGGTGCCGGCCGCCAACCGGACGAGGGAGGTGCACATGGCGAGGGCAGCGAGCGGCTCGCCACAAGATCCGCAGCCGGGGCTGGCACCGGCGGCCAGGGGACAGTCACGCCCGCCGGAAGGCGAGGAACCGTCCCCCGGCACACCCGGCGCCGCTCGGCAAGAGAGAGCTGGGCCTGTCTCGCGCGCCGGTGGAGGTGGCATGGAGACGGTCGAGGGGTGCGTGATGGACATCGCGTGCATCCGCAAGGCGCCTGCCGCGGAGCTGACAGGTCGAGCCGCGCGTCACCCGACCGCCTGTGGGCTGATGGGCCACTGCATCGAGAGCGGCTACGGGTTGGTCGACCGTCAAGGCAAGGTTCACTTGCTGGAGCCGCACGCCACCACGGAGGTCGTTCGCCATCTGCT is a window of Actinomycetota bacterium DNA encoding:
- a CDS encoding NADH-quinone oxidoreductase subunit A, with the protein product MAFLGAFTVAAFAVTVLGGAHPPTHAWSRFHARYYPMTLVLIAFEMEMMFMYPWAAVFVEEGVTALVEMGVFLAVLSLGVLYAWREGAFRWQ
- a CDS encoding four-helix bundle copper-binding protein, producing MTHHVGQMLDTHPRSAVVDRDLLTEAIDELTACADTCTTCADACLAEEQVSQLRRCIRLNLDCADACRTTAAMLLRQTDPDRDTLRATVEACAQACRACGQECDQHAEKHEHCRVCAEACRRCAEACDRVLEALAA